In Streptomyces sp. NBC_01707, a genomic segment contains:
- a CDS encoding Ku protein: MARAIWTGVITFGLVSVPVGLYTAVGDHTVHFHQLQRGSADRVRNRRVNERTGKEVPAEDIVKGFEVTEGEYVVVEPDELDEIAPGRSQTIDISDFVDLGDVEPVYFDRTYYIAPRGKEYTKVYELLRAALAESDKAGIATFVMRGKQYLTALRAEDKLLVLQTLHWADEVRDPGQELPDLPSGSAGKGKERDMAIQLIDALDAPWDPARYRDTYQEKVRELVRAKAEGQEIAAAEEAPQATNVVDLMELLQGSLDQARGSREKDSAEPRKKAAARTVRKPEAKRKTTDKKAPPKAARASATTRDQGRGRGELRQLSKTELYQRATEQAIAGRSKMNREELIDALAPAGHRRKKSAA, from the coding sequence ATGGCTCGTGCGATCTGGACGGGTGTCATCACCTTCGGGCTGGTCAGCGTGCCGGTCGGCCTGTACACCGCGGTCGGGGACCACACGGTCCACTTCCACCAGCTTCAGCGCGGAAGTGCCGACCGAGTCCGCAACCGGCGGGTCAACGAACGCACCGGCAAGGAAGTACCCGCCGAAGATATCGTCAAGGGCTTCGAGGTGACCGAAGGCGAGTACGTCGTCGTCGAGCCCGACGAACTGGACGAGATCGCGCCTGGGCGCTCCCAGACCATCGACATCAGCGACTTCGTCGACCTGGGCGACGTCGAGCCGGTCTACTTCGACCGCACGTACTACATCGCCCCCCGCGGCAAGGAGTACACCAAGGTCTATGAGCTGCTGCGGGCGGCACTGGCCGAGTCGGACAAGGCCGGCATCGCCACGTTCGTGATGCGCGGCAAGCAGTACCTGACCGCGCTACGTGCGGAGGACAAGCTCCTGGTGCTGCAGACGCTGCACTGGGCGGACGAGGTGCGAGACCCCGGCCAGGAGCTGCCCGACCTGCCCTCCGGCAGCGCCGGCAAAGGCAAGGAGCGGGACATGGCGATCCAGCTGATCGACGCCCTGGACGCGCCGTGGGATCCGGCCCGGTATCGCGACACCTACCAGGAGAAGGTGCGGGAGCTGGTGCGGGCGAAAGCCGAGGGCCAGGAGATCGCGGCAGCGGAGGAGGCGCCACAGGCCACCAACGTCGTCGACCTGATGGAGCTCCTGCAAGGCAGCCTTGACCAGGCCCGGGGCTCCAGGGAGAAGGATTCGGCCGAGCCGCGGAAGAAGGCCGCTGCCCGCACGGTGCGCAAGCCCGAGGCGAAGAGGAAGACCACAGACAAGAAGGCTCCGCCGAAGGCAGCCCGCGCGTCGGCGACAACCCGCGACCAGGGCCGAGGCAGGGGCGAGCTTCGACAGTTGAGCAAGACGGAGCTGTACCAACGGGCCACCGAGCAGGCCATCGCCGGCCGCTCCAAGATGAACCGGGAAGAGCTCATCGACGCACTCGCCCCGGCTGGACACCGCCGCAAAAAGAGCGCCGCTTGA
- a CDS encoding DinB family protein, giving the protein MSESTPLPDPSAALAEAESLRSVLERNRRTFAWKTSGLDEEALRATTAASSMTLGGLVKHVALVEADWLAVKLAGHEYGAPWDAVDFDADPDWEWRTGALDSPDDVYTVWRDAVERSRQLVADIIKERGLDGPASFTWPDGRTPSVRDMLLDMIEEYARHTGHADLLRETVDGRVGEGAPEDFTF; this is encoded by the coding sequence ATGAGCGAGTCAACTCCCCTTCCTGACCCGTCTGCGGCCCTCGCTGAGGCGGAGTCCCTGCGCTCAGTTCTCGAGCGCAACCGGCGGACCTTCGCCTGGAAAACGTCAGGGCTCGATGAGGAGGCTTTGCGCGCGACCACGGCCGCCAGTTCGATGACGCTCGGTGGCCTCGTCAAACATGTGGCCCTGGTCGAGGCGGACTGGCTGGCCGTGAAGCTGGCCGGTCACGAGTACGGCGCCCCTTGGGACGCCGTGGACTTCGACGCCGACCCCGACTGGGAATGGCGCACCGGGGCCCTGGACTCCCCGGATGATGTCTACACAGTGTGGCGAGATGCTGTCGAGCGATCGCGCCAGCTCGTCGCTGACATCATCAAAGAGCGCGGGCTCGACGGACCGGCGTCCTTCACCTGGCCGGACGGTCGCACGCCCAGCGTCCGGGACATGCTCTTGGACATGATTGAGGAGTACGCGCGGCACACGGGCCACGCGGACCTCCTTCGCGAGACAGTGGATGGCCGCGTTGGCGAAGGTGCGCCCGAGGACTTCACCTTCTAG